The sequence TGAAGCGCGTCGTCGGTGTCAACCTTTCCGTCCCGGAAGCCACCGCACGGACCGGTCTCGAGCGCCGGTTACCCTTCCCCTTCGGATTGCCCGGGTTCCCCGACGGCACCGATCGAGACGTTCGACAGTATCTCGGCTTCGAGCGCTTCGGCAGATTCGAACTGTGATTGATTCACCCGTTCGAGGACCCTCGCGAGCGACTCCTCGCCGTCCGCGTACAGCACGGTCAGGTCGGCGATCTCTGCTTCGATCTCACCCTTCGTTACCGGGTACTCAAGCGATTCGAGTACCGCGGAAACTTCGTTCAGTTTGACCTCCCCCTCCATGGGAGGTAGTAGGGTCACCCGAGGCAATAACGTTTCGGCTGGTTGATGTGATCCTCGCTATCCTGCCAGGAGCCGGTGCGTCCCCGACGCTACGCTGCGCTCATCCGGCGGTTCGGAGACTGTCTGCACCGGGAGCAGTGCCCGACAGGCCGGATTCAGATGTCGTCGACGAGCGACGCCAGGTGCTCTTTCTGGTCTTCCTCGACGGGCCGATGCGGTGACCGTGGATGGCCGGCGGGGGCG is a genomic window of Halanaeroarchaeum sp. HSR-CO containing:
- a CDS encoding DUF5789 family protein — encoded protein: MEGEVKLNEVSAVLESLEYPVTKGEIEAEIADLTVLYADGEESLARVLERVNQSQFESAEALEAEILSNVSIGAVGEPGQSEGEG